In Gadus morhua chromosome 2, gadMor3.0, whole genome shotgun sequence, a single window of DNA contains:
- the hs3st2 gene encoding heparan sulfate glucosamine 3-O-sulfotransferase 2 yields MAHRFISSRSVPSGGRLNARFAFICTISLSFTYVCYSVIFFCSSTIMTKQGTSDEKGCPLPPPGQNGPIEGKVSGKLNGCTLLTPDVRFARREEARVPGSGQPRDRSKHAASCCGNLSRSVPATEYTLNNLTVSQKYGNKKLPNALIVGVKKGGTRAVLEFIRIHPDVRALGTEPHFFDRHYDRGLDWYRGLMPRTLDSQITLEKTPSYFVTGEAPRRIASMSPETKLIVVVRNPVTRAISDYTQTLSKKPDIPTFEELAFKNRSLGAVDTSWNAIRIGMYILHLDTWLQYFRLSQIHFVSGERLITDPAGEMGRVQDFLGLKRIITDKHFYFNRTKGFPCLKKPESSSQPRCLGKSKGRLHVQIDQEVIEQLREFYRPFNIKFYETVGHDFRWD; encoded by the exons ATGGCACATAGGTTTATCTCAAGTCGCAGCGTGCCATCGGGTGGTCGACTCAACGCCAGATTTGCCTTCATATGCACTATTTCCTTATCCTTCACCTATGTGTGTTACAGCGTCATTTTTTTCTGCTCCAGCACAATCATGACCAAACAGGGTACCTCCGACGAGAAGGGCTGCCCGCTGCCTCCGCCCGGGCAGAACGGTCCCATTGAGGGGAAAGTTTCCGGGAAATTAAACGGCTGCACTTTACTCACTCCGGATGTCAGGTTCGCCCGGCGGGAAGAGGCTCGAGTGCCGGGATCGGGTCAACCTCGCGACCGAAGTAAACACGCCGCCTCTTGCTGTGGCAACCTCTCGCGGAGCGTTCCTGCCACCGAGTACACTTTGAACAACCTCACCGTTTCCCAGAAATACGGGAACAAGAAGCTCCCCAACGCGCTGATCGTCGGGGTGAAGAAGGGGGGCACGCGGGCTGTGCTGGAATTTATCCGGATTCATCCGGATGTGCGCGCGCTCGGAACAGAGCCTCACTTTTTTGACAGACACTATGACAGGGGACTGGACTGGTACAG GGGCCTGATGCCCAGGACCCTGGACAGCCAGATCACGCTGGAGAAGACCCCCAGCTACTTTGTGACCGGCGAGGCCCCGCGGCGCATCGCCAGCATGTCCCCCGAGACCAAGCTCATCGTGGTGGTCCGGAACCCCGTGACGCGCGCCATCTCCGACTACACCCAGACCCTCTCCAAGAAGCCCGACATCCCCACCTTCGAGGAGCTGGCCTTCAAGAACCGAAGTCTGGGCGCGGTCGACACGTCCTGGAACGCCATACGCATCGGGATGTACATCCTGCACCTGGACACCTGGCTGCAGTACTTCCGCCTTTCCCAGATCCACTTTGTGAGCGGCGAGCGCCTGATCACCGACCCGGCCGGGGAGATGGGCCGGGTGCAGGACTTTCTGGGCCTGAAGCGCATCATCACCGACAAACACTTCTACTTCAACCGAACCAAGGGCTTCCCTTGTCTGAAGAAGCCTGAGAGCAGCAGCCAGCCCCGCTGCCTGGGGAAGTCCAAGGGGCGGCTGCACGTGCAGATCGACCAGGAGGTGATCGAGCAACTCAGGGAGTTTTACAGGCCGTTCAACATCAAGTTCTATGAGACGGTGGGACACGACTTCAGGTGGGACTGA